CGCTGCCGCTCGAGCAGCTCGCGCTTCCGCTCCCACTCGCCCGTGCGGTTCGTCTCGCGCTCGAGCGCCGCGAGCCGCGAGCTCACCTCGTCGGTCGAGGTCGAGCCGACGTTCTCCTCCAGGCGGCGGAGCGCGTCGCCGAGCACCAGCACCTGCTCCAGCAGCGCGTCGATCGTGGGACGCACGTCGGGAATCAGCTCGCGGTCCACGGGCGAGAGCTGTTGAATGGTCTGCACGATTCCCTCGTAATGCTCGCGCGCGCGTGCCATCGCCCGCTCGGTGGGGCCGGCGTAAGCCGACACCGACACCGCCTCGATCGCGCGCTGCCGGCCGCCCTCGCGCGCCGACCGGTACGAGCGCCCGGGGAGCGCGCGCGAGGAATCGCCCCTGAGCGCTCTCCCCTCGAGCGACACGGGCCCGCGCGAGATCAGCTCCCGCAGGCTCACGCCGTCGGCCCAGAGCCCCGCCGCCTGCCGGATCAGGCCGATCGAGAACACGATCGCCGCGATCAGCACCCACGGCACCTGCGGGGTGAACAGCACGTTCAGCCCGATCAGAAACGCGAGCGTGCCGGCGGCCTGCCAGAACGAGCGCCGGAAATCCCGGACCCGCCTCTCGAGGGTCGGCTCTTCGATCACCCTCTTCTCCGGCATCAGCGCGAGGCGCTTACGCGCCCGGTCTCGTCAGCCGCGTACGCCAGCACGTCCACGTCGCGCGCGAGCCGCATCGCCTGCTCCGCCAGCAGCGTCACGTTGTAGTGCGACTGACCTCCGGTGCGCAGGCGCAGCACGTCGAGCCGCATGTTCTCCAAAGCGATCCCGCAGCTCTCGATCTTCGCCATCGCTTCGTCGCGCCGCTTCTTCACATCCATCAACGCGCGCCGCCGGCGCTTGAGCCCGGCGAGCCGGCGCACTCGCTGCTCGCTCGCGGGCTCGAGCGGATTCGCCTGCGCTTCGAGCGTCTCTATCTCCCGCTCGACGTCGGCGGCCGCCGCGTCCACACCGTGACTGTCCACGGCCGCGAGAGCGTTCGACAGCGCCCTGATCTTGTCAAACAGCTGCTCGGCGGATGGCACCACGTCGGGGATCAGCTGGCTGTCCTCTTCCGGCAGCGACCGCACCAGCCGCCTGATCTCGTCGCGGTCGGATCGCGCCTGCGCGACGACCGGCAGCTCCCGTCCGCGGGGAGCGTCGGAGATTCCACGGCTGCGCTCGTCGCGCTCGCGCCCCTCGCGCGCCTTCCGCTCACGCCGCCCCTCCGATGGTACGCCTGTGGTGTCCGGCCGCGCGCGCGGCAGATTCCGCTGCGGCGTGCGGCGGGCGCGCATCTTCGCGCGCACTTCCTCGCGCTTGTTCGGATCGAAGATCGCGCGCGCGTCGTCCAGCGTCTCGCCGGCGACGTCCACGAACAGCCGGTCCCGCGGCTGGCGAAAGACGTCGCGCCAGTCGTAGCCGGCCGACCACAGCTTCGAGTACTGGATCGCCATGTGAATCGACCAGAAGACCGTGACGAAGAAGACCTCGACACCGCTGATGATCGACGCGACGACTATCACGGAGTTGACCGCGATGTACGGCGCCAGCTTCTTGCGGAACCGCCGGACCGGCGCGGCTTCCCACCGCTCCAGGTCTTCGTCGTACTCCGGCAACGGGGCCGGAGGAGGCACCGGATACCGCGCCGTCGTGACCGGCCGCGGGATCGCGGGCGCCCATATCGTCCCCTGCGGGATCGGCACGTTCCCGCTCTCCAGTGCCACGGCCAGCGCGCCGGCGCTCGGGAAGCGCGCGTCGGGGCTCTTCTCCAGCATCAGCATGACCGCGCGCGCGAGATCATCCGGCACGCCGCGGCACCGGTCGGAGATCGGCGGCGGCATCTCCGACAGGTGCTTCACCAGCATCGCGGGGGTGTTCGGCGCGTCGAACGGCAGCTCGCCGCACAGCATCTGGTACGCGACCACGCCGAGCGAATAGATGTCGGTCCGGCCGTCGATGTTGCTGTCGCCCGCGGCCTGCTCGGGCGACATGTACGCGGGCGTGCCGAGCGCCATGCCGGTCGCCGTCAGCTTCGACCCCGACCCCTCGATGACCGCGCGCGCGATGCCGAAATCCGTCACCATCGCGCGCCCCGTGTCCGCATCCAGCAGGATGTTGTCGGGCTTGATGTCGCGGTGCACCACCTTGCGTCCGTGCGCGTACTGGAGCGCCTCGGCTACCTCGCGCAGGATCCGCCGGACTTCGGCCGGGTCCAGCGGCCCGCGGTCGTGGATCAGCTTGGCGAGGTTGTCCCCGCCGATGTACGCCATGATGAAGAAGACGAGGTTCCCTTCTTCGCCTACCGTATAGATCGGGACGATGTTCGGATGGCTGAGCTGCGCCGACGTCTCGGCTTCCCGCAGAAAGCGCGTGCGGATGTCGGAGCGGAACGACAGCTCCGGAGGCAGAAGCTTCACTGCCACGGAGCGCTTCAATCGTTTATCGCGGGCGCGATAGACGATCCCCATTCCGCCACGGCCGATCTCTTCCTCCAGCTCGTAG
This sequence is a window from Gemmatimonadaceae bacterium. Protein-coding genes within it:
- a CDS encoding protein kinase — encoded protein: MADRGLTTSDFELRAQVDRALSANYELEEEIGRGGMGIVYRARDKRLKRSVAVKLLPPELSFRSDIRTRFLREAETSAQLSHPNIVPIYTVGEEGNLVFFIMAYIGGDNLAKLIHDRGPLDPAEVRRILREVAEALQYAHGRKVVHRDIKPDNILLDADTGRAMVTDFGIARAVIEGSGSKLTATGMALGTPAYMSPEQAAGDSNIDGRTDIYSLGVVAYQMLCGELPFDAPNTPAMLVKHLSEMPPPISDRCRGVPDDLARAVMLMLEKSPDARFPSAGALAVALESGNVPIPQGTIWAPAIPRPVTTARYPVPPPAPLPEYDEDLERWEAAPVRRFRKKLAPYIAVNSVIVVASIISGVEVFFVTVFWSIHMAIQYSKLWSAGYDWRDVFRQPRDRLFVDVAGETLDDARAIFDPNKREEVRAKMRARRTPQRNLPRARPDTTGVPSEGRRERKAREGRERDERSRGISDAPRGRELPVVAQARSDRDEIRRLVRSLPEEDSQLIPDVVPSAEQLFDKIRALSNALAAVDSHGVDAAAADVEREIETLEAQANPLEPASEQRVRRLAGLKRRRRALMDVKKRRDEAMAKIESCGIALENMRLDVLRLRTGGQSHYNVTLLAEQAMRLARDVDVLAYAADETGRVSASR